Sequence from the Gemmatimonas sp. genome:
CATGAACAATCCTGCTCCGCTGGGGCCCCGCGCGGCCGACGACGCCCTGCCGGCAGCGCTGCGCATCACCCCCGACGACGAAGTGCGTCGCGTGCGTCTCGCGCAGATGAAGCGGGCCGCCACCATGATGCTGGTGGTGGTGGCCGGGGTGTTCGTCGCGGCCCGTGTGTACGAGGCGCAGTATCCGTGGTTGGGCTATCTGCGCGCCTTCGCTGAAGCGGCCATGGTGGGGGGCATTGCCGACTGGTTCGCGGTGACCGCCCTCTTTCGCCACCCGCTGGGCATTCCCATTCCGCACACCGCCATCGTGCCCGCGCGCAAGGATCGCATCGGGACGGCGCTGGGCAACTTTGTGCAACGCAACTTCCTTACGCGCGAAGTCGTGGCGAGCAAGCTGGGCGCCATGAAGCTGGGGGAGCGGGCGGCGGCGTGGGTGGCCCGGCCGGAGAACAGCCGCCGACTGGCGCGCGCCGCTGCGCATGGGCTGTCCGGTGCGGTCGGGGTGCTGCGCGACGACGAGGTGCAGGCGCTCGTGGACCGCGGCATCGTGGCCCGTCTGCGCCGTCTGCAGGCGGCGCCGCTGGCCGCCAAGACGTTCGAGCTGCTCACCGCGGACGGACGGCATCAGACGCTGCTCGACGATGCCCTGCGGCTCGCGGCGCGTTTCCTCGACGAGAACGAGGAGATGATCCGTGCGCGCATCCGGCAGGAGAGCCCGTGGTGGGTGCCGGGCGCCGTGGAGAACCGGTTGGGTGACAAGATCGTGAGTGGTGTGGAGGCGACGCTCGTGGCCGTGGCCGCCGATCCGGCGCACCCGCTGCGGAAGCGCTACGACGAGGCCGTCGAGCGCTTCGTGCAGAACCTGCGCGAGAATCCCGCGACCATTGCCCGTGCCGAGCAGATCAAGCTGGAGCTGCTCGACCATCCCGGCGTGGCCGAATTCTCACGGGAGGTGTGGGGCGACGTGAAGTTGCGTCTGGCGCAGTATGCCGAACGGCTGGCCACCGAAACGGAAGCCGAGCCCGATCAGCTGGAGCGATGGCTGGCGGGGCTGGGCGAAAAGGTGCTCGCCGATCCCGCCCTGGCCGACAAGGTGAATGGCTGGGTGGTGGAGCTCGTGACCTATTCGGTGGAGCAGGCGCGCGAGGAGGTGGCCGCGCTGATCGCGACTACGGTGGCCGCGTGGGACGCCGATGCGACCTCGCGCAAGATCGAACTGCAGATCGGTCGCGATCTGCAGTTCATCCGCATCAACGGCACGCTGGTTGGCGGCCTGGTGGGACTGCTGCTGTACGTGGTTGGCCAGTCGCTGGGCTGACCGGTCAGCGCAAGTCGGCGGGTACCGCCCGCGACTTGCGGCCGGTTGGCGTGGCGCGGCTCTCCACCTTGTCGGCCGGGTGCCTGGTCGGGTGCGGCAGCAGGGCGAGATGCAGTACCTCGTCCATCGTGCTGGCAAAGGTGAAGGCCATCTTCTCGCGCACCTCCTGCGGCACATCACGCACGTCCTTCTCGTTCCCCTTGGGCAGAATGACTTCGCGCAGCCCGGCACGATAGGCCGCCAGCACCTTCTCCTTCACGCCACCGATCTCCAGCACCTTGCCCCGCAGCGTGACCTCGCCGGTCAGGGCCAGGTCGCGACGTACTGGCCGCCTCGACAGGGCGCTGGCCAGGGCGAGCGTGACAGCGATGCCGGCGGACGGACCGTCCTTGGGCACGGCACCGGCGGGGAAGTGCAGGTGCATGTCGCTCTCGCGGAACTCCGACTCGGCAATGCTGAGGGTGGCGGCACGCGAGCGAACGAACGAATAGGCGGCCTCGGTGGACTCCCGCATCACATCGCCCAGCTGCCCGGTCACGGTGAGCTTGCCCACCCCCGGCATGCGCAGGGCTTCGATGGTCATCAGTTCACCGCCGGTGGCCGTCCACGCCAGGCCGGTCACGGCGCCGATCTCCGGCTCCTTCTCGGCCTCTTCCTGCGAGAAGCGCGGGGGGCCCAGCAGCTCCTCGGCACGCGCGGCACCGATCTCCCAGGTGCTCTCGTCGCCATCGGCCTTTGCGCGGGCCCGCTTGCGCATGAGGGTGGCGATGCTGCGCTCGAACGTGCGCAGCCCCGCCTCGCGTGAGTAGCGACTGGTGATGAAGCCCAGGACCGCCTCGGAGATGTGCAGGTCCTCCGGGGTGAGTCCGTGGTCGTCGAGGAGGCACGGGATGAGATACCGCTGCGCGATCTCCACCTTCTCCTCGATGGTATAGCCGGCGATGCGGATGACCTCCATGCGGTCGCGCAGGGGACCGGGAATATCGAAGAGATTATTGGCGGTGCAGATGAACAGCGTGCTCGACAGGTCGAAGGGCAGATTCAGGTAATGATCGACGAAGGTCGTGTTCTGCGACGGATCGAGCACCTCGAGCATCGCCGCCGTGGGATCACCGGAGGACCCGCCGCTCGACATCTTGTCGATCTCGTCGATCATGATGACCGGATCGCGCACCTCCACGCGCCGGAGCGCCTGGATGAGCATGCCCGGCATGGCGCCCACGTAGGTGCGACGATGGCCGCGAATCTCCGCCTCGTCACGCACGCCGCCCACGGAGATGCGGTAGAAGGCGCGGCCGATGCTCTTGGCGATCGCCTCGCCAAGCGAGGTCTTGCCCGTGCCCGGTGGCCCCACGAGACAGAGAATGGGGCCCGTGGGATCGCCGCCCCGCAGCTTGCGGACCGCGAGGTACTCGATGATGCGCTCCTTGGCCTCATCGAGGCCGTAGTGCCGCTCTTCAAGCGCCTCCTCGACCTTGGCGAGCAGGATTTCCTCGTCATTGCCGCTGCGCGTGTGCCACGGCAAGGCCAGCACCCAGTCCAGATACGTGCGCAGCACCTGGTACTCGCTCGAGGCAGGCGAGAGCATGCGCAGGCGTTCGGTCTCGCGACGTGCCTCCGCCGCGACCTTCTCCGGCAGGTGCGCCTCGTCAATGCGGCGCAGCAGGTCGACCGACTCCTTCTCGTTCGGATCCGCCTCTCCCAGCTCGGACTGAATGGCGCGCAGCTGCTGGCGCAGGTAGAACTCGCGCTGGTGCTGCTCGATCTTGATTTCCGTCTGCTTCTTTACGTCCTCCATGACGCGTGCGCGTGCCACCTCGCGCTCGAGGCGCGACAGGATGAAGCGGATGCGCTGGCCGATGTCGAGGCGCTGCAGCACCTCCTCCTTGTCGGCGATGCGCAGGTTCATGTTCGTGGCGGCGAGATCGGCGAATCGTCCCGGGTCGGAGACGTTCATCTTGAGGATCTGCGGCACCTCGTTGGGAATGCGGTCGACCAGCTCGGCGAGCGTTTCGGCGGCGGTGACCGTACGCGCCACCAGCTCGTCGAGTTCGGCGGGGTCGGGGGGCGTTTCGCGGGCGCCCTGCACCTGCGCAATGGCGAACGGTTGCACCTGATCGATGCCCTCGATCGTGATGCGGCGGAGCCCCTGCAGGGTGATCTGGACCGTTTCCCCGGGCAGGTTGATGCGTTCGTGAACACGCGCGGCCACCCCCACCCGCCCCACGAAGCGCTGCGGATCGATGGCATCGTCGCCGTCACCGGAGGCCACC
This genomic interval carries:
- a CDS encoding DUF445 domain-containing protein, which gives rise to MNNPAPLGPRAADDALPAALRITPDDEVRRVRLAQMKRAATMMLVVVAGVFVAARVYEAQYPWLGYLRAFAEAAMVGGIADWFAVTALFRHPLGIPIPHTAIVPARKDRIGTALGNFVQRNFLTREVVASKLGAMKLGERAAAWVARPENSRRLARAAAHGLSGAVGVLRDDEVQALVDRGIVARLRRLQAAPLAAKTFELLTADGRHQTLLDDALRLAARFLDENEEMIRARIRQESPWWVPGAVENRLGDKIVSGVEATLVAVAADPAHPLRKRYDEAVERFVQNLRENPATIARAEQIKLELLDHPGVAEFSREVWGDVKLRLAQYAERLATETEAEPDQLERWLAGLGEKVLADPALADKVNGWVVELVTYSVEQAREEVAALIATTVAAWDADATSRKIELQIGRDLQFIRINGTLVGGLVGLLLYVVGQSLG
- the lon gene encoding endopeptidase La, with protein sequence MPRGQRKEEILRAELPPSLPLMALRSTIVYPLGTIAVQMGAAENLALLRAHEESGLVVALVVASGDGDDAIDPQRFVGRVGVAARVHERINLPGETVQITLQGLRRITIEGIDQVQPFAIAQVQGARETPPDPAELDELVARTVTAAETLAELVDRIPNEVPQILKMNVSDPGRFADLAATNMNLRIADKEEVLQRLDIGQRIRFILSRLEREVARARVMEDVKKQTEIKIEQHQREFYLRQQLRAIQSELGEADPNEKESVDLLRRIDEAHLPEKVAAEARRETERLRMLSPASSEYQVLRTYLDWVLALPWHTRSGNDEEILLAKVEEALEERHYGLDEAKERIIEYLAVRKLRGGDPTGPILCLVGPPGTGKTSLGEAIAKSIGRAFYRISVGGVRDEAEIRGHRRTYVGAMPGMLIQALRRVEVRDPVIMIDEIDKMSSGGSSGDPTAAMLEVLDPSQNTTFVDHYLNLPFDLSSTLFICTANNLFDIPGPLRDRMEVIRIAGYTIEEKVEIAQRYLIPCLLDDHGLTPEDLHISEAVLGFITSRYSREAGLRTFERSIATLMRKRARAKADGDESTWEIGAARAEELLGPPRFSQEEAEKEPEIGAVTGLAWTATGGELMTIEALRMPGVGKLTVTGQLGDVMRESTEAAYSFVRSRAATLSIAESEFRESDMHLHFPAGAVPKDGPSAGIAVTLALASALSRRPVRRDLALTGEVTLRGKVLEIGGVKEKVLAAYRAGLREVILPKGNEKDVRDVPQEVREKMAFTFASTMDEVLHLALLPHPTRHPADKVESRATPTGRKSRAVPADLR